A window of bacterium genomic DNA:
GTGGACCAAGTTCTGGATCGCCGGCGGCGAGGCGCGCGGAACACGGACGCCATCCCCGCCGACGCCCAGGTCTGCGCGTTCCCCGACGCCGAACACGCGAAGCACGGGCAGAGCCGGTGGTTGACACAGCCGCGGCGACTCGACACATCGAATCTGCATTCGGAACCCGCACGCGCGCCGCCGATCACCGTGCGCACGGGCATCGCCGATCACCGGTGCACTCGCGCACCGCCGATCACCTCTGCGCACGCGCGCCACCGACCACCGGACGGACCACGTGGAGCCAGCGACGACTGCGGCGCACCCCGCGCCGCTTCCGCCCTACCCCCCGCGCCCCTTCCGCCCCGCCTGGTGGCTCCCCGGCCCCCACGCCCAGACGATCGCCGGGCGGATGCTTCGCCTCGGGCGCTCGTTCCCGCTGCGCCGCGAGCGGATCGAGACGCCGGACGGCGACTTCCTCGACCTCGACTTCACCCCCGCGCCGCGGGAGGGCGCCCCTCGGGTGCTCCTGCTGCACGGCCTCGAAGGTTCGGCCCGCCGCGGCTACGCGCTGATCACGTACGCGGAGCTCGCCGCCGCGGGTCTCCAGGGCGTGGGGCTCAACTTCCGCTCGTGCAGCGGCGAGCCCAACCGCCTCCCGCGCCTCTACCACTCGGGCGAGACCGGCGACCTCCGCTTCGTGCTCGACCACCTCGCCGAGCGCTTCCCCGACGTGCGCCGCGGCGCCATCGGCTTCTCGCTCGGCGGCAACGTGCTGCTCAAGCTGTTGGGGGAGGAGGGCGAGGGGGCGCGACGGTGGCTCGAGACCGCGGTGGCCATCTCCGTCCCGTACGACCTCGCCGCCGGCGCGGACCACCTGGAGCGCAGCGCCATGGGCCGCTTCTACCGACGGAGGTTCGTCCGCAGTCTCCAGCGCAAGCTCGAAGCGAAGCGGGCGCTGGTGGCCGACGAGGTGGACCTCCACCGCGCCCTGCGCGCACGCACGTTCCGCGAGTTCGACGACGCCGCGACCGCGCCGCTGCACGGCTTCGCGGATGCGGCTGAGTACTACCGCCTCTCCAGCTCGGCGAGGTACCTCGAGGCGATCCGCATCCCCACGCTTCTGCTGCACGCGGAGGACGACCCGTTCCTGCCCCCGCACGCGCTGCCGCGTGAGGCTATTGCGCGCAACCCGTACCTCGTCCCGGTGATCACGTCTCGCGGCGGGCACGTGGGCTTCATCGGCGGGCCTCCCTGGGCGCCGCGGTTCTGGGCGGAGTCGGAGGCGGTGCGGTTCCTGGCGGCGCGGCTGTCGAACGGCGCGTGACGTCGACTCCCCGCGGCGGGCGGCCGGCCCTCGTGGCCCCCTGCACCGGACCTGGCGCGGCGCTGAGCGGCGACCCCGGCACGCCGTCCGGACCCGCCCACGGCGGCTCGCGCGAGAGGCGTGCGGACCGTCCCCGCCGGGCGCGCCCGGGCTTCGTCTTCGCCCACGCCCGGGCGTACCTCGTCGCGCACGTCCGAGCGCACCTCGTCGCGCACGCCCGAGCGTACCCCCTTTCGCGCGTCCCCGGCACGCCCGAAACCGCCGCCTTGACCTCGCGCGCGGACGCCGCTAGCTTTGCCGGCACCATGAGCACGATCGGCTTCGTCCTGCATCACCATCACGCCCACCACCACGGC
This region includes:
- a CDS encoding alpha/beta hydrolase produces the protein MLRLGRSFPLRRERIETPDGDFLDLDFTPAPREGAPRVLLLHGLEGSARRGYALITYAELAAAGLQGVGLNFRSCSGEPNRLPRLYHSGETGDLRFVLDHLAERFPDVRRGAIGFSLGGNVLLKLLGEEGEGARRWLETAVAISVPYDLAAGADHLERSAMGRFYRRRFVRSLQRKLEAKRALVADEVDLHRALRARTFREFDDAATAPLHGFADAAEYYRLSSSARYLEAIRIPTLLLHAEDDPFLPPHALPREAIARNPYLVPVITSRGGHVGFIGGPPWAPRFWAESEAVRFLAARLSNGA